In Ornithodoros turicata isolate Travis chromosome 1, ASM3712646v1, whole genome shotgun sequence, the DNA window CGGTACCAGCTCATATCTTTGGTGagtggagccatctgttttcTAACCCCAGTGGAATCGAATCACCATAATTAAAGGCCCTTCAACCGGGTGTGTAGttgctgagaaaaaaaaatgaactgcAGCCTGCATGCTGTTTGCAAGGCTACAGGCTTGAAGTGTCCGACATGGGCAGCCTGACCAAGTCAAAAACCGATAAAAGTAGTTTCTGTCATGAGTGGCATTATCCAACTTCTGTGTGTTATTCCCTGCGCATGCTGTTGCCTCGAGGTTCTCACCGACGCCTACTCTGACATTTCGTCTCAGCGTGCGATTTCCACATCACTGCTGTTTTGAGCACGCCAAATGTGCAGACAAAAAGCAAATTGACACGTGCCGTTACTTCACATGGTTTACTTTACATGGTTTCTCTTTTCGGCGGTACGAGAGACTTCAAAAGTGAGAAACTTAAATAAGACCAGCGGCATAAGCACAACTGTTAAGCAAATTGATCGGGTCTGGCAGCAGGGGCCCGTGCAAACACATGTTTGGGATCAACAAGAACACTTGCCGCCCCAAAAAGGAGGCGCGTTTCATCCTTGTGTTGTTATTTCCATAATGTTCAGGCCTTGTCGCTTGTTGTGAGATGGGAATGGTACAAGTGAAAACCGAAACCTTCCATGATATTTTACACAATAACTTGCAGTTTTCAATTAATTACTTTCGAACAAGTCCTCGCAGCTACGTATTTTGCGTTGCCATATTTCCGAATTGTCGGAAGCTGCTCTCAAGTGGATGGCTATGCGGAGATGTATCTGCTCGTCGGCGACGCTGAACCACGAACATTCTCACCCAGATGCGAGCATTGAGAGCAGTATGCAATGACTCCGGATTAGATGATATTTACTGGGTTCCTCTTTTCATGGCTCAGGATGGCTTTTAAGGGGTTACAATTCCACTGTGTCTGTTGTTCCCCAACCTTGTGTTCAACCACCGGTTTGAATTTAATTGACGATTTAAAAAGCAACAAGTGCTAATGCATGAGACAGGTAACTTAGTATATTCTGTTTCTGCAGGAAGGTGGGACTGCTGTGCCAGGACCTATGGTGGTGTATGGAACAGACAAGCTTATCCGTTGTGGTGGAACGCCGGAACAGAAGTTACGTCTGACTGAGACAACAGCATTGGAAGAGGCGCTCATCCTTTGTTTGGGCGTCTACTACATGAAAAGTTTAACCTACCCGTCTGCATTCGCTCAGCTACTTGGCCTTCTGCAGATCAAGGTGCTTAGGGACCGGAACTTTCACAAAGGTTGGATAAAGCCACAAATGGCAGCCTTGTTAGACATAATTCCATGATAAGTGCCTGTGGTAATCTCAGTGCAAATGCGCATTCATGTTTGGCCATGATGCTCCTAGTGCCTATTGCGTGCTTTTGTTATCTTCTATATACAGGGTTCGTCATTAAAAACCGACCAGAGCACTTCACAAAGAGAGCTGTAGGTGGAAAGTGGTGGATATCTTTGTGGTGCTTGAGTTAAGAACGTGCTACTTTTGATGCAGCATGTCTTTCTATAACTCAAGTGCCACAAACATAGCCTCTGATTTCCATCTGTCAACCCGTTTGTAAAACGCTCTGGTCAGTTTTTAATAACACACCCCGTGTAGACTTTCGGGTTATATTGACGCTCGACATACCTTTTATGGCAGTTTAAACACAGCTGCTTCTGTGATAATGGACGTGCGAGGGACAGCCCATGTTCTTTCCATTTTTGAAGATTCTTTTTAAGTTAGAGAGATACATATAGTATTGCTCTGTTACATATATTGCTCCTCATTTTATGTCAAAtgtgtgctatgtatttgatttcttttctttttttttttttttttgtggttcaGCTTGCGCTAAAAGTCCATGGAACACGCAAACGGCATCTTTTCCCGTGCCGCAACACCGTAGCGGTGGCcggaagttgacgaaagcaaGCGGGCGGGCTCGTTCACATTGAGGGGCGCAGCACGGGCAGTGGCCCACTGTGGTGTTCGCTGCAGTTACCTCACCAGAGCAGGCACGAGTATTTCCCCAGATAACTGTCTGTCACAGTGAAGAACTGAAAGATAGCAAGAATGACTAAGAGCGAACGCAGTTGGGCTCTGCATTTTGCTTTTATGTTGCTTTTAATGTCTTGTCCTTCTATTTTGGCTGAGGATTCCAATGTTGTCACTCCGGGTCATTCCTGTTATCTTCCAGTTGTGCACGTCGATAGGTGTCTGGTGAAATGCTCGAGGCTGTGGTGTGATTACTGCTGCGAACACCACGGTGCACCGCTGCCTGTGCTGTGCTCCTGAAAGTGAATGAGCCCGTCTGCTTCCGCCAACTTCTGGCTGCCGCTAGGGTGGTGttacgcacaaaaaaaaaagaaaaaaagaaacgctgtTCGTGCGTTCCATGAACTTATGACACAAGCTGTACTTGGAAGAAAATGAGGTTCTGTGATAATGAATGTGCAAGGGGCAGTCCATGTTCTtgtcatttttgtttttttataagTAAGGTATATATACTCCTGTTCATTTTATGGCTAATGTGTGCAATATATTCAACATGTTGACATTTGATATGCTTTTTGTGCTACTTGTGGTACCTTGAACACAAGTGTTACGGTGATAATGGACGGGCAAGTCCATATTCTTGTCatttttgaaggtttttgtaaataaaaaaatatatatatgctgTTTATTTTATGGCCAGTGTGTGCTATGAGCTTCATAACTGCCCTTAGTATGAACAGTATATCTGCTTCCAGCTCCTGAtaacattttccccctttcttgATAATGGCGGGCAATTTTGTTGGAGGCGAATTTGCTTCACCGTATGTTCTCCATGCCAGCATTCCGAACTGGCCATACATCGGGCGTGATGAATACAGCACCTCACTGTATTCGAGGACAGctatacagcttgggacaaaagtttctgaaaTACGAGAACTTTGTATTTAACATCTCCTGTCCTTCCCCGCGGCCTTTGGGGAACAGATGTTCAGCAGAATCCTTGGTATAGATCAGCTCAAGGAATCTGTTCAACAAGTGTTCCCCTAAGTCCACAGGGGGGAATGGGAGATGTgaaatacaaagttcccgctGTTCACAAGGTACATCCATCAACCCAACATTCACGTGGATGCACACTTTCCTTCCATTGCAAAAATGTTGTCGTCGCTACCGATGTTTTACATTCCAGCTGAGCGCTGCTGCGAAGAATTTACAGTGCTGTATCATACTGATTTGCCTTTGTCATATGCAGCTTTGTACAGAAGCTGGTGGAAAACGCGAATTTTGTAGTTCCATTCTCTCAGCCTCTAAAGAATGCTGCTTGAACAGAATTCTTGGGATTGGCTGGCTCGAAATCTCTGTTCAACTAGCACTCCTGAAAGGCTGCCGCGTGGCAGAGAGAATGGAAATACGAAATTCGCGTGTTCCACAAACTTCTGTCCAAAGCTGTATACCATTTCAGTCCCGTACCATATACACGTGGTACCATCTACGCTTCGTGTCTTCTAATCGCGTGCCGTCTAATTGCGTGCCATCTCCGCCTTGTGCCATCTGTGATTTGTGCCGTCTGCGCGGAGTGCCGCATAACGTGCCAAATAGCTATACGGCAAAGAATGCCCCCTTTTTTGACTTATATAGTCGGCACAGTAGATGGAACCGGGATTAGagtgtagcactgggaaacttctttgatcagacggatgacatcgttttcatttgggctgcattcaaacatatgttgtcgcaaacttaagcagggagaataaagagtagacattcggaGGTTGAAAAATTGTTTATTgactctaagtaaagtaaacatgctggaacgcaccaaagagacatgtggctggtgtgtttgtatgccccactaatacgagtttgtatgTTACGCAAAATTTTCATGTAATACCTTTTTCTTTATATacttttgcccatcttagtactgtcctatccaatatggagtggcttttaactgcatatgaatgttccagcctcagaacatcagttctctcatgaatGCAttattcaggagtgttttcatatatagGACTAGTTGCAGCTTTAAGATGCCTTTCATGCAGtgctgattccaatcatcaaccatcgcttgaaactcttagcTAGGGAACTTGATTcatagaggctagattttcatgcaaatacacactttcaaccagagttcgaggcaactcattactgtaactaagttcttttttttttttggtatctTATAAtttaactcgctacttttgtgccgtggtaactttcagaggaactcttttctttttcaggtaactttgccaaagtaacttaagctaagttccaagttatttttaattcgcttttcactcacgtccacttgttttcttgctttctctccggttcttccatggcattttatgtcataaaacgtgatgttcagtcaatgacagtactctgttcaggaagtaagaaccgctgctattgaaatgaagctgaaccattgtgtgcccacagggaataagatgcacagcgttcgcattgttggacataaacgaaaactcaacgcaggcaactcagggtcaaactcaactgctcacacgcgctgcacctgtgtagtgctattttgtgtccgaagtaacttgggagtaacttgttctttttttaaagtaacttcgtaactgcgagttacatctctggctgaataacttcgttattaacttagttacatttttcacatggtAACTTCGTAAGGAGTTCCGTTTgatgggtaacttctcgatctatgctttcaactttgcatgctttttgtacactgcataaagtaagataattttgccccagtgaatttgttgcgtgttttaaatgcatgcaagtgaatttctagaggtgcatattttgagcaagattaatgaatttttcatgcatgcgtgttcaaccagcttttagtgcatataaatcgaGCCTCAACATATGACGCATGCATTATTACATTGGTGACCGTACCGGTGaccggtgaccgtacggttgcacgacctactctatactagagactaGAGCTCTACATTAAACGTTTAAACGTCAAAACGTTTAGacgttttcttaagaaacgcgtttcgtaacacgtttcacagattaaacactttcttaaaacacgtttaaacgtgttctgTTAGATAAGCGTTCAACAGCACGTATACGTATTTAAACGTTTTCCCAGGATACGCTTAAACGTTTTCGTTTGCATAAGACGTCTCACGGTACGAATACGTACGTAAACGTTTTCTCAGGAAacgttcccttttttttctctcttttttacaCGTGTCTGTCACATTTCCGTGTTTGACACGTTTCGGTCCGAATCTGACTGTCAAACCAGTCCTCTGAGTGATATCGGTGCAtgtcttcccaagcagcacgatgtactgaaagtcgagttcaataggggtggacgggtaggtggaaggccttgaacacgctCATGAAGCTGAAGAACATTGTTGTagatacataccgtccacccctattgtactcgactttcagtgtattgtgctgcttgggttgtctACGTTTTTGATAACCTAGATGACCGCACGCAGTGTGCGCATTCTCCAATCGGACATAGCTAGGTGCGTCGTCTTACGCTGAGCACATTCGTCGTTTGCTGGCACCTGGGTGAGGCAGGAACTGCTATTGAATGTTTTCCTGCTACGTCTATAGCTCAGAGCTTTTCCAACCCTGAAAGGTCTTCCTGCCTTCCCAATTTCCCTCAACCCTATAACAATCTAACAGACGCTCATGGGGCGATCCTGGGTGTGGGTCTATGCGGAGCGATATGGTGATACGGCAGTTTGCAAACTTTGCGACAAAGGAGGCAACAATGCATTCTGCTGCACTGGTGGAACAACAGGCTCCATTGGAAACCACTTGAAAAATATACATAACGTCTATCGGGCGAGCCTAcaacacacaggcgagaagagAAGGTAAGGAAACGCTAATTCAGCAATGTTCAGTAATACTATTGAAATTTTTAATTCAGTAATATTCAGGAAAGCAAGCTCATAGCTGGAACTGTTGTTTTTGGTGTGGTCACTTACGACCGAAGCCGCACTTAAGCTGCTTAACAGCGTTACGTTGGTCATTTATTGATACAAGGGTGTAAATCCGATTGGTGGGGTATTCTACTAGGAGAAAATAATAGGATAACAATTAGTAGAATGTGTTCATAACTAAGTGCTCTCTATAAAGGTAATTACACCATTATTATGTCCTGACAAATTAAAAATTATCAATGGTAAACGCGAACAACTAAAGTAAGTAACAACGCAAGTAAGTAAAAATTTCTATACTTCTGTTAAACAATTTCGGTTAGTACTAAGGCTAAATCTGTAATTGATGACATTATAATTATAGGATAATTGTGGGTTTACAGAGAAAACTATGACCATGAGCGACGTCACGGCGGATAAATTTTGGACATCTGAGCGTTTTTTTAATAAGCTTAGAGTGACTCTTTTGGCTTACCGCAAATACTTCATTTGGAATTTTTAACAGGAAAAAAACTGGAGAAGTGACTGATGAGCCCGATGACGCACACGCAAGTACTTCAACGGCCTCGCAAGATATTCAGACCGCTGAAAACGTCACTCCTCATAGTTCTTTCGAGGGCAATGCATGTTCACCGTCTCCTGCAGCGGAACCACTAGCGGAACGTGGGGCAAAGCGTCGTCGTTCGCGTTCGGGCCGCGGTTTGCAAAATGACGAGGGCATCGTGGGCTCCATCACACCCCAAAAAACAGAAGCCCTTCACCAGGCTGTTGCCAAAATGATCGCCGTAGACCAGCTGCCGCTTTCTTTTGTGTCAAATGAGGGGTTTACTAGCTTCCTGGGAACGGCTGTGCCTGGATACAGAGTCTGCAAAGAGACTGCGCTGAAAAGTCGACTGAAGGCTTTATGTAACAGTGTCGGGGAAGATATTCGACGAGACCTTCGCAATTGCACGTCTGTTTCATGCACCTCTGACTGCTGGACGTCCATTGCTAACGACAGCTATATGACGGTCATATGTCACACGATCGACAATGAGTGGGTGCCTAAAACATGCACCTTAGCTACGAAGGCATTGGAAGAGCGCCACACCGCAGAGAATTTGACGGCAGTTCTCGAAGACGTATTCACTGAATGGGAGATTCAGGGGAAAGTGAAGGCCGTCGTGACAGATAACGCAAAAAATATTGTTAATGCAATTAACAGTCCGATGGTATCGGAACAAGGCCTTACGTGTGCGGCGCATACTCTTCAGCTCGCGGTGAAAGAAGTCATGCAGTACCCTGAAGCAGAAAAAATTGTTGCAAGAGCCTCAAAACTTGTTGGACATTTTAAGCATTCTACAGTCGCGACTAAGGCTTTGCAAAACGAACAAACTATGCGTTCGATGAAAGTACAGAGACTGGTGCAAAGTGTATGTACGCGCTGTAATTCAATGTACGAGATGTTGCAACGCCTCCTCACTAATAGGTTGCCCGTGTCTAGCGTTCTGGCAGACCGGGCAGTTACCGCCGCAAGTACTGCCCTTAGACTCGAAATCAGAGGAGCGGAGTGGGAGGCAATGCAGGAACTGGTTAACATTCTTAAGCCACTGCAAGTAGCCACGACCTTAATGTGCGGAGGCAAGAACTCGCCTGCTTCGATGGTGCGACCGTTGATGAAAAAGATGGTGGATGAGTCCTACTGATACTGATTCCCCATTTGCACAAAATGTAAAGGTCATCGTCGCAAGCGAACTGGAACGCAGGTTCAAACTGTATCCAGATTTATGCGAGTTTAGCGAAATCTCGGCCCGACTGACAGCGTCTTTCTTGGATCCGCGACCTAAAAACCTAGAAGATGAGACACCTGAGACCAGGAAACAACTGCATCAGCATATTTTGAGTGTACTAAAGAACGGGATACAACCAACGTCATCTGAAGATGTAGCACTGGAGGAACGCAGAGAGCGCGAGGCGGCGATCGAGTTCTTGTTCAACAAGCCTACAAATTCAGGTAGAACTGTGGAGGCGCAGTTGGAAAGCTATATTGCAGAGCCGCAGCTACCCTTAACTTTGGATCATTTAGAGTGGTGGAAAGCTCGGGAAACCAAATTTCCAGCTGTAGCTTCTCTAGCCAAGCAATGGCTAGCAATACCAGCAACATCTGCAAGTGCGGAACGCACTTTTTCGACGGCGGGCAACATCGTGACCTCCAAAAGAAACTGTTTAGCACCTGAGAACGTTGACACGCTTGTCTTCCTATACCAAAACAGACATTATGTTATTTAGGGGCTGCGCCAATTTGCGATGCTGTCCCTGATTCGAAAGAAAAGGGGACTGTGGAAGTGAATATCACAACAGGGGGTAAAAGTTTTCGTTAAAGGCGTGTTTTTGAAAGAATGAACATAACAGAATAACACACAAAGACATCTCCTTTTAGTCGCTAGTACAGAACTGTAGTATGTTCATGTTTTCCATTAATAAAGATAAGAAGTTGCTTAAATAGCTATCCGTTTCGAAAGGCGTTGCGTTTCGTATTAACAAGACGTTTGAATGCTTCACCTTGACATAACGTTAAACCGCTTCATTTTAACAAAACGCTTAAACGCTTCACATTAAcgacacgtttaaacgtttctTATTACCAAAACGCTTAAACGTTTCGCATTCACAAAACGTTTAGACGTTTCGCATTAAAGAAAACCtttaaacgtttcataaggaaacgttttccagactatacgtgaatctaaacggcgtataaaacgtttaaacggaaacgttttaaacgaaaatcggaaaaacgtgttagatcccgagccctactagagacctggacaactggcaatcgcctatgggagagccgggtcatgggatagttacggtagtggccactgcaagcgccacatagcattattggggagagggaatgttGCTGTCGCCCTTGCCACCGTCTTTCGTGCTACcaagctgttgctaagcacgcgctattctctCTCTCACTGCTTCGTCgccgttgtcaacacagcccaccatgcattgccgcggtttcggcaagtcacgtggtaacgaatagtgcgaactagcgccaaatcccatagccaagcggcggttgccagaactactacctcagcgctgggagctttgcggatgtccaggtctctagtatagtagtaggtcgtgtaCGGTTGCACcatcaatccgctatccagccacATGCGTCTAGCCGCAGATTTATTCCGCTCTCCAATTGGATGCCAATGCGCAGGCGCACTATGCGTCTTGGAGCAGACGATTCTCTCCTCTCCCGGTCTACACAATGGTCTACACCTCTTTTCCTCCCTTCTGCGTTGAAGACTCCCATGCCTCAGGCGTAccagacaaccatcaacgtcccGAGGACATCCATGTTTTGTCATAACGTCCAGATCCATGATGGATGTCCAGGTGACATTCCATGGATATCCAAAAATATCCATAAATTTCCTACATTCATCCAGGGGTGACGTGGCAAGAGGGACGTCCCCTGGATGTCCTGTAGATATATATTTTGGACGTGTCCTGAAATTGACAACGAGGCTAACAGTTTTATGTTATCTATGCTAACAGTTAACAGTTGTGCATTCTGGTCACAGCTAATATTAACTACATGCCTGAAATTACATAATGTAACATTTTGTTGCCCATATTAGCAGCTATGTTCAGTTTGGATTGGCGTCGTGCGAGAAATACTACTCCAGCTTCATTTATTCAATACCTCCATAAATGAATGTGCATACAACTGCGACAGTATCAAATCGGAATACACGCTAGGTTCGCTGGAATCAAAGAGCAAGAAACGTTGCCTGCTGTCCACTGCTGAGCGTCCTCTGCTATACTAActgctagagcactgcacgggccgacttttccgggcccgacccggcccgggc includes these proteins:
- the LOC135367107 gene encoding uncharacterized protein LOC135367107, with the protein product MELRFGCKIEALVEKMKVILQIFADAYSVQNATFVDLDSHLRPRGCRYQLISLEGGTAVPGPMVVYGTDKLIRCGGTPEQKLRLTETTALEEALILCLGVYYMKSLTYPSAFAQLLGLLQIKVLRDRNFHKGWIKPQMAALLDIIP